In Mangifera indica cultivar Alphonso chromosome 1, CATAS_Mindica_2.1, whole genome shotgun sequence, a single genomic region encodes these proteins:
- the LOC123220459 gene encoding glycerophosphodiester phosphodiesterase GDPDL3, with protein MYGTRALSVVVLSAVLVVIQCAHDVSAQGSNTPSPWQTLNGNPPLVVARGGFSGLFPDSSNYAYSFALITSVQDVILWCDVQLTKDATGICFPDINLNNNSNIKDIYKDRQKTYLVNGVSVSGWFPLDFTLDALSSVSLTQGIYSRTNRFDGNLLPILTVENVSTQVKPPGLWLNIQHDTFYTQHSLSMRSYVLSVSRRVVVNYISSPEVNFLRSIVSRFNQNITKLVFRFLGQSETEPTTNQTYGSLLKNLTFIKTFASGILVPKDYIWPVDKSLYLKAHTSLVVDAHKEGLQVFASEFANDNIFSYNYSYDPVAEYLSFFDNGDFSVDGVLSDFPITPSAAADCFSHLGNNATKTVKDLLIISRNGASGDFPGCTDLAYKQAILDGVDVIDCSVQMSKDGIPFCLSDINLIASTNAAQSIFNSLSKNIPEIGSGIFTFSLNWDEIQSLTLEISTPYNKYGLVRNPMFKTAGKFQKLSDFLALAKNASTLSGVLLGIEHAAYLAENGMGVTDAVIAALKDAGYDNQTTLKVMIQSTDSSVLTKFKDNKSYELVYKIDEPIGDVLNSTVEDIKSFAHAVVITKDSVFTENAEFLRGSTKVVQKFQAFNLSVYVEIFQNEFVSQAWDFFSDATVEINSYYQGAGINGVVTEFPKTADRYRKNACLNLGTNTPTYMSPVQPGSLLQLVGNSQYIPPAEAPNPLLVDSDVMEPPLPPVADKESPSPGNGTTAAPPQPNGQPKITAGIFFSSLVTLVSTLLL; from the exons ATGTACGGCACACGCGCTCTCAGTGTTGTGGTACTTTCTGCTGTTTTGGTTGTAATTCAGTGTGCTCATGATGTCTCAGCTCAGGGATCTAACACGCCAAGTCCATGGCAGACACTAAACG GAAACCCACCGTTGGTGGTGGCACGTGGTGGGTTTTCAGGGCTGTTTCCGGATTCTAGTAACTATGCTTACAGTTTTGCATTGATAACGAGTGTACAAGATGTAATCTTATGGTGTGATGTGCAATTGACAAAAGATGCTACTGGGATTTGCTTTCctgatattaatttaaacaataattcCAACattaaagatatttataaaGATCGGCAAAAGACTTACCTTGTTAATGGTGTCTCAGTCAGTGGATGGTTTCCCTTAGACTTCACCCTGGATGCCCTATCAAGTGTAAGCt TAACTCAAGGAATCTATAGTCGAACTAATAGGTTTGATGGCAATCTTCTCCCAATTCTCACTGTTGAAAATGTGTCCACACAAGTGAAACCACCAGGCCTATGGTTGAATATTCAA CATGATACATTCTACACCCAACACAGCTTGAGTATGAGAAGCTATGTGCTTTCTGTGTCTAGAAGGGTAGTTGTCAATTATATCTCATCGCCGGAGGTGAATTTCTTGAGAAGTATTGTATCACGGTTCAACCAAAACATCACAAAACTGGTCTTCAGGTTTCTTGGACAATCTGAAACTGAGCCTACAACCAACCAAACTTATGGTTCTCTCTTAAAGAATCTTACATTTATCAAGACTTTTGCCTCTGGGATTCTTGTTCCTAAGGATTACATATGGCCAGTGGACAAGAGTCTTTACTTAAAAGCTCACACCTCCCTTGTTGTGGATGCTCATAAAGAAGGGCTGCAAGTTTTTGCATCCGAATTtgcaaatgataatatatttagcTACAACTATAGTTATGATCCAGTAGCAGAGTATCTTTCGTTCTTTGACAATGGCGATTTCTCTGTTGATGGTGTACTGTCTGACTTCCCAATAACTCCGTCAGCAGCAGCAG ATTGCTTTTCTCACCTAGGGAATAATGCTACAAAAACAG tgaaagatctTTTAATCATCTCAAGGAATGGAGCAAGTGGAGACTTCCCTGGTTGTACTGATTTAGCATATAAGCAAGCTATTTTAGATGGTGTAGATGTTATTGACTGTTCTGTGCAAATGTCAAAGGACGGAATACCATTTTGCTTGAGTGATATAAATCTTATTGCTAGTACAAATGCTGCTCAATCAATCTTTAATAGCCTTTCAAAGAACATTCCAGAGATAGGCAGTGGTATATTTACCTTTAGCTTGAATTGGGATGAGATTCAAAGCTTGACCT TGGAAATATCAACCCCGTACAATAAGTACGGATTGGTCCGGAATCCAATGTTCAAAACTGCTGGAAAGTTTCAGAAGTTGTCTGATTTTTTGGCTTTGGCAAAAAATGCAAGCACTCTTTCTGGTGTCTTGCTCGGCATAGAG CATGCAGCTTACCTTGCGGAGAACGGGATGGGTGTAACTGATGCAGTAATTGCAGCCTTGAAAGATGCTGGTTATGATAATCAGACGACTTTAAAGGTTATGATTCAGTCCACCGATAGCTCTGTTCTAACAAAATTCAAGGACAATAAAAGCTATGAGCTTGTCTACAAGATTGATGAACCTATTGGAGATGTTCTTAACTCCACTGTGGAGGACATTAAGTCGTTTGCTCATGCTGTGGTCATAACTAAGGATTCTGTGTTCACTGAAAATGCGGAATTCCTTCGTGGTTCTACTAAAGTTGTACAAAAGTTTCAAGCATTTAACCTCTCGGTATATGTAGaaattttccaaaatgaatTTGTTTCTCAAGCATGGGACTTCTTCTCAGACGCAACTGTGGAGATCAACTCGTACTACCAGGGTGCTGGCATTAATGGTGTCGTTACGGAGTTCCCTAAGACTGCTGATAGATATCGAA AAAATGCATGTTTAAATTTGGGCACGAATACTCCGACATACATGAGCCCGGTTCAGCCTGGTAGTCTCTTGCAACTCGTCGGGAATTCTCAATACATACCACCAGCTGAGGCACCGAATCCTCTCCTGGTAGATTCAGATGTTATGGAGCCTCCACTACCCCCGGTCGCAGACAAAGAATCTCCCAGCCCTGGGAACGGTACAACAGCTGCGCCACCTCAACCAAATGGACAGCCTAAAATCACTGCAGGCATCTTCTTCTCGTCTCTGGTCACACTCGTTTCCACTCTTCTCCTTTGA
- the LOC123220468 gene encoding exopolygalacturonase-like → MGSIISMFFLLFSCINIEVQGQNNIFNVLNFGAKADGKSDDSKAFYGAWIKACNSNGTSAVWIPKGTYMLNPVTFNGPCKGPINFQMEGILTAPSEKSSLFLDCWIGFKHIDQLEMNGGGSLDGQGPLAWPYNRCSGKVEHCIPLTTSVKFAYMTRSRISNITSINSKGFHMSLFECSDVMIINVKVQAPDNSPNTDGIHMAKSKYIQIFDSEIATGDDCISIGDGSRTINVTNIKCGPGHGISIGSLGKAPNEDIVDGITVTKCNLTSTKNGVRIKTWSNPSYPNTVSNLTFDHIYVNNVANPIIIDQNYCPNMHCKQGFSRVRISGVAYRNIWGTTSTQVAVNLQCSQANPCENIELRDINLVYHGLPATSSCSNVYGEAYGIQKPPSCIRRLL, encoded by the exons atgggtTCAATTATTTCGATGttcttcttattattttcaTGCATAAATATTGAAGTTCAaggtcaaaataatattttcaatgtgCTGAATTTTGGTGCCAAAGCTGATGGGAAATCAGATGACTCCAAG gcATTCTATGGTGCATGGATAAAAGCTTGCAATTCCAATGGCACAAGTGCGGTTTGGATTCCCAAAGGAACATATATGTTGAACCCAGTGACATTTAATGGGCCATGCAAAGGCccaattaattttcaaatggaAGGGATCCTAACAGCTCCTTCGGAAAAATCTTCACTATTTCTTGACTGTTGGATTGGATTCAAACACATTGATCAATTGGAAATGAATGGTGGTGGATCACTTGATGGCCAAGGGCCCTTGGCTTGGCCCTACAACAGGTGTAGCGGAAAAGTTGAACATTGCATACCTTTGACGACT TCAGTCAAGTTCGCTTACATGACACGTTCGAGAATTAGCAACATAACATCGATAAACAGCAAGGGTTTCCACATGAGCTTGTTCGAATGTAGCGATGTAATGATTATTAATGTCAAGGTGCAAGCCCCAGACAATAGCCCCAACACCGATGGAATCCATATGGCTAAGTCAAAATACATCCAAATATTTGACTCTGAAATAGCTACAGGAGATGATTGCATTTCCATTGGTGATGGATCTAGAACCATCAACgttactaatattaaatgtgGCCCTGGCCATGGCATCAGCATTGGTAGCCTTGGAAAGGCTCCAAATGAAGATATTGTTGATGGGATCACTGTAACAAAGTGCAACCTCACGTCAACTAAGAATGGTGTCAGGATCAAAACTTGGAGTAATCCCTCTTATCCAAACACTGTCTCCAACCTTACCTTTGATCACATTTATGTCAATAATGTGGCCAACCCCATTATTATTGATCAAAATTATTGCCCCAACATGCATTGTAAACAG GGTTTCTCAAGGGTTAGGATAAGTGGTGTTGCGTACAGAAACATATGGGGGACGACAAGTACACAAGTTGCGGTAAATCTGCAATGCAGCCAAGCAAATCCATGTGAGAACATTGAGCTTAGAGACATAAACCTGGTTTATCATGGTCTTCCTGCAACTTCTTCTTGTTCTAATGTTTATGGAGAAGCTTATGGCATTCAAAAGCCACCCTCTTGCATAAGGAGGCTATTGTAG
- the LOC123196475 gene encoding exopolygalacturonase-like encodes MNSKGFHMSFFRCSNISISNVKIQAPDISPNTDGIHISNSNNIQIFKSKIATGDDCISVGPGSRTINITNIKCGPGHGISIGSLGRRPNEEDVYGITVKDCNFISTMNGVRIKTASQPSYPNTASKIIFDNIHVNNVSNPIIIDQYYCPHRKDCKQDSSKVKISDVTFNNIWGMSKTKIAVDLECSQANPCQKIVLRDINMDYHGLPGKLATSFCSNVQGEAYGKQKPPSCIKRP; translated from the exons ATGAATAGCAAGGGTTTCCACATGAGTTTCTTCAGATGTAGCAATATATCGATTAGCAATGTCAAGATACAAGCCCCTGATATTAGTCCCAACACCGATGGAATtcatatatcaaattcaaacaacattcaaatatttaaatcaaaaatagCAACAGGAGATGACTGTATTTCCGTGGGTCCTGGATCTAGAACCATCAACATTACCAATATTAAATGTGGCCCGGGCCATGGCATTAGCATTGGCAGTCTAGGAAGGAGACCAAATGAAGAGGATGTTTATGGGATCACCGTCAAAGATTGCAACTTCATATCAACTATGAATGGTGTCAGGATCAAAACTGCGAGTCAGCCGTCTTATCCAAACACTGCTTCCAAGATTATTTTCGATAACATTCATGTCAATAATGTGTCGAACCCCATTATCATTGATCAATATTATTGCCCGCATCGCAAGGATTGTAAACag GATTCATCAAAGGTTAAGATAAGTGATGTTACATTCAACAATATATGGGGGATGTCAAAAACGAAAATTGCAGTTGACCTGGAATGCAGCCAAGCAAATCCATGTCAAAAGATTGTGCTTAGAGACATAAACATGGATTATCATGGTCTTCCAGGAAAACTTGCCACTTCTTTTTGTTCTAATGTTCAGGGAGAAGCTTATGGAAAGCAAAAGCCACCCTCTTGCATAAAGAGGCCATAA